A stretch of the Serratia marcescens genome encodes the following:
- a CDS encoding colicin E1 family microcin immunity protein, whose protein sequence is MTKAYYWKSQVWGVTYFFIALYYIHLFQPSVNVPLSLVAAILSLLLYPFAKKAIETAALQFTSEEFWHRGLFADTIGKNGVLILYYAFCYVMALPLGTLYLLALFLRNKKAA, encoded by the coding sequence ATGACCAAAGCGTATTATTGGAAAAGTCAGGTGTGGGGCGTGACGTACTTTTTTATCGCGCTCTATTATATCCATCTCTTCCAGCCCAGCGTGAATGTCCCGCTCTCTCTGGTCGCCGCCATCCTGAGTCTGTTGCTGTATCCCTTCGCCAAAAAAGCCATTGAAACGGCCGCCCTGCAGTTCACGAGTGAAGAATTTTGGCACCGCGGACTGTTCGCCGATACCATAGGCAAAAATGGCGTGCTGATCCTGTATTATGCATTCTGTTATGTCATGGCCCTGCCGCTGGGCACCCTGTATCTGCTTGCCCTATTCCTCAGAAATAAAAAGGCCGCGTAA
- a CDS encoding LysR family transcriptional regulator translates to MPQKIDFNLIYALNLLLEEGSVSGAAEKMNLSAPAMSRILGRIRRQFDDPIMVRAGKHLVPTPRALELKRQLGDIIEQAAALIAPNESFEPGKLTRTFTIRANDIFIGALAGGLLETLRDMAPLSGLKFIAESDGEDDALRSGKVDLVIGSSRDWHPEIKTQSLFTSTFQALVRPGHPIIGRVTPETLTHYPHISVSRRGRTQGPIDDALRDLGLQRNVALTLPGFHSAMMLTMKSDFILPLPRHVLQGVSNIHLPLAEIELPLELESVFIVQAWHPRLDRDPAHRWLRQTIKQFFLQRE, encoded by the coding sequence ATGCCGCAAAAAATTGATTTCAATCTGATCTATGCGCTGAATCTGCTGCTGGAAGAAGGGAGCGTGAGCGGCGCCGCCGAAAAAATGAACCTGAGCGCGCCGGCAATGAGCCGCATTCTGGGACGCATCCGCCGGCAGTTCGACGACCCGATCATGGTCAGAGCCGGCAAGCATCTGGTGCCGACGCCGCGCGCGCTGGAGTTGAAACGCCAGCTCGGCGACATCATCGAGCAGGCCGCCGCGCTGATCGCGCCGAATGAGTCCTTCGAGCCCGGCAAGCTGACCCGAACCTTCACCATTCGCGCCAACGACATTTTTATCGGCGCGCTAGCGGGCGGCTTGCTGGAAACGCTGCGGGACATGGCGCCGCTAAGCGGCCTGAAGTTTATCGCCGAAAGCGACGGCGAGGATGATGCGCTGCGCAGCGGCAAGGTGGATCTGGTGATCGGTTCCTCGCGCGACTGGCACCCGGAAATTAAGACGCAGAGCCTGTTCACCAGCACCTTTCAGGCGCTGGTGCGCCCTGGGCACCCGATCATCGGCCGGGTAACGCCCGAAACCCTGACCCATTACCCGCATATCAGCGTCTCGCGCCGTGGGCGCACGCAGGGGCCGATCGACGACGCGCTGCGCGATCTCGGCCTGCAGCGCAACGTCGCCCTGACCCTGCCGGGCTTTCATTCGGCGATGATGTTGACCATGAAATCGGACTTTATCCTGCCGCTGCCGCGCCACGTGCTGCAGGGGGTGAGCAACATTCATCTGCCGTTGGCGGAGATCGAGCTGCCGCTCGAGCTGGAATCGGTGTTTATCGTGCAGGCCTGGCACCCGCGCCTGGATCGCGACCCGGCGCACCGCTGGCTGCGGCAGACCATCAAGCAGTTCTTTTTGCAAAGGGAGTGA
- a CDS encoding S-type pyocin domain-containing protein: MEHKWEVKYDPYNYNNGVAPEPGLYWQNGSWNWENGEETLTVTAIPIPGLDEKVKECLANNICFICGKKNCPYIKNDKHYRELLDACRRGDGANAKRIYTQRFAPLLHVFSGQRNEGLQRELDAQARAKAEAEARKAEEARKAEEARKAEEARKAEEARKTEEARKAEEARKTEEARKALFDKAGVKPAPVYTPAMVAEANKALKAPGAMVLNQTPGTAQIALAGAGVWTAAGDVAGSITNWFSNALSKLSVPAVSPGLLKASMATLWFHSKAAGQGSDQVPGRDVPALFAFPARALADAKAIEAGMKTVNMPARGSLVKSNGQLALQLLKTGNGGIPAAVQVLTGVRDPKTGLDRITVPAIAGAGVPARTILINPAQPPSAPSNTGSPPPPVPVTPVHTGTEVKPMDTITVTTTPVADHNGLQDFIYWRPDAAGTGVEPVYVVLSDPLDSGRFTRKQLDRKYLKHASDFGVSDTKKNRETLTKFRDAIEAHLADKGTVEKGTYLHEKGSKVFFNPKTNNVVIVKKNGDFISGWHLTVGTPQYEVYIKTGSLK, translated from the coding sequence ATGGAGCATAAATGGGAAGTTAAATACGATCCGTATAATTATAATAACGGGGTGGCACCTGAACCCGGATTATATTGGCAAAACGGATCTTGGAATTGGGAAAATGGAGAGGAGACCCTGACGGTCACTGCAATTCCGATCCCTGGGTTGGATGAAAAAGTCAAAGAATGTCTGGCCAATAATATTTGTTTTATCTGCGGAAAGAAAAATTGCCCATATATAAAAAACGACAAGCATTATCGTGAATTGCTGGATGCCTGTCGTCGAGGCGATGGTGCGAACGCAAAAAGAATATACACGCAGCGGTTTGCGCCACTTCTCCATGTATTCAGCGGACAACGTAACGAAGGGTTACAACGGGAACTGGACGCGCAGGCAAGAGCGAAAGCCGAAGCGGAAGCCCGAAAGGCCGAGGAAGCCCGAAAGGCCGAGGAAGCCCGTAAGGCCGAGGAAGCCCGCAAGGCCGAGGAAGCCCGTAAGACCGAGGAAGCCCGCAAGGCCGAGGAAGCCCGTAAGACCGAGGAAGCCCGTAAGGCTTTGTTCGACAAAGCCGGGGTGAAACCCGCTCCCGTGTATACACCGGCGATGGTAGCAGAAGCGAATAAGGCGCTCAAAGCGCCGGGTGCTATGGTGCTGAATCAGACGCCGGGGACGGCGCAGATAGCGTTGGCCGGAGCTGGAGTGTGGACAGCTGCCGGTGATGTGGCAGGCAGTATTACCAACTGGTTCAGTAATGCGCTGTCCAAACTATCCGTTCCGGCGGTCAGTCCGGGGCTTCTTAAGGCATCGATGGCGACTCTTTGGTTCCATTCAAAAGCTGCTGGTCAGGGTAGTGATCAAGTTCCAGGGCGCGACGTTCCTGCGCTGTTTGCGTTTCCGGCGCGGGCTCTGGCGGATGCGAAGGCGATAGAGGCTGGGATGAAAACCGTGAATATGCCGGCGCGTGGGAGTCTGGTGAAGAGCAATGGGCAACTGGCGCTGCAGCTGCTGAAAACCGGTAACGGCGGTATTCCGGCGGCGGTGCAGGTGCTGACGGGGGTGCGTGATCCGAAAACAGGTCTGGACCGTATTACCGTTCCGGCAATTGCCGGTGCAGGCGTCCCTGCGCGGACCATCCTGATTAACCCGGCTCAGCCGCCCTCAGCGCCGTCAAATACCGGCTCACCACCGCCTCCGGTCCCGGTGACCCCCGTCCATACTGGCACGGAAGTGAAACCGATGGACACCATCACGGTGACCACGACGCCGGTCGCAGACCACAACGGACTACAGGATTTTATCTACTGGCGTCCGGATGCGGCCGGGACAGGTGTAGAGCCGGTGTATGTGGTGCTGAGTGATCCGCTTGATTCTGGACGATTTACACGTAAACAATTGGATAGAAAATACCTCAAACATGCTAGTGATTTTGGGGTTAGTGACACGAAGAAAAATCGTGAAACGTTGACTAAGTTCAGGGATGCTATTGAGGCGCATTTGGCGGATAAAGGAACTGTGGAGAAAGGGACTTACCTTCATGAAAAAGGATCAAAAGTATTCTTTAATCCAAAAACAAATAACGTCGTTATTGTGAAGAAAAATGGTGATTTTATATCTGGGTGGCATTTAACTGTGGGAACACCGCAATATGAGGTTTACATTAAAACGGGGAGTTTGAAATGA
- a CDS encoding colicin immunity domain-containing protein, producing MSIKLIDLTKDLVSSKVSPEDFESRFFKLWRDEGNSGVLAKDSKEISGCLYEIFDLAERYTSDPDRSSIEIDEKTLKKEAEVTLRKFKFI from the coding sequence ATGAGTATTAAATTAATTGATTTGACGAAAGATTTAGTGTCATCCAAGGTTTCACCTGAAGATTTTGAATCTCGCTTTTTTAAGTTATGGCGAGATGAGGGTAATTCAGGGGTACTGGCAAAGGATAGCAAGGAGATTAGTGGGTGTTTATACGAAATTTTTGATTTGGCTGAGCGGTACACATCAGATCCTGATCGTTCATCAATTGAAATTGATGAAAAAACGCTGAAAAAAGAAGCTGAAGTAACATTGAGAAAATTTAAATTCATCTGA